The following is a genomic window from Actinomycetota bacterium.
GAGCCAGTCAAGCTGCGCAGGCAGAGATGGAGCGGCGGCCATGCGACGAAGCGCGAGGCCGAAGCGGCGCTCCGTAAGGCGTTAGGCGAAGTCGAAAAGGGCGAGGACCCGTTCCCCGAGGACGTGTTGTTCTCCGAATACGCGCTCAGGTGGATTGAGCAGCGCGACATCCGAGCCTCAACCCGAGTCCGTTACCGGAGCCTGCTCCGCCATCACCTGCTCCCCGCACTCGGCCAGATTCCGCTCCGGCGGATCAAGCCCGCGCACCTTCGCGACCTCATGGAGCAGATGCGCGGCAAGGGACTCAAGCCCCGCTCGATCATCCAATGCCGTGCCCTCTGTTCCTCGATCATGGAGACGGCCTTGGGTGATGGTCTCGTCATGAACAATCCCGCTCGGGCGGCCAAGCCCCCCACGGCGGAGCGGCCGACTTTGGAGGTACCCAATGCTGCGGGCGTCCGGGCCATCATCGCGGCATCCGAGGGCACTCGGTGGGAGGCGCCGGTTCTGCTCGCCTGCGCTGCGGGCTTGAGGCGCAGCGAAACGCTCGGACTCACCTGGGCAGCTGTGGACCTCGATAAGGCGACAATCTCGGTCGCGCGCGGCCTCCATCGCGTCGAGGGCACATTCTCGATGCTCGACCCGAAGACCAAGCGAGCCGCCCGGACGCTGGAGATCCCCCCATTTGCGGTCGAACACCTCCGACGTTGGAAGGTCGCCCAGGCTCAGCGGCGGCTCGCCATTGGCGAAGGGTGGGCCGCAGGCGACTTGGT
Proteins encoded in this region:
- a CDS encoding tyrosine-type recombinase/integrase, with translation MSEPVKLRRQRWSGGHATKREAEAALRKALGEVEKGEDPFPEDVLFSEYALRWIEQRDIRASTRVRYRSLLRHHLLPALGQIPLRRIKPAHLRDLMEQMRGKGLKPRSIIQCRALCSSIMETALGDGLVMNNPARAAKPPTAERPTLEVPNAAGVRAIIAASEGTRWEAPVLLACAAGLRRSETLGLTWAAVDLDKATISVARGLHRVEGTFSMLDPKTKRAARTLEIPPFAVEHLRRWKVAQAQRRLAIGEGWAAGDLVCDDGKGQPVKPDVFTRSFRRLAKRVGYPNTRLHDARHGFATLLLEADVHPAIASAALGHSREAFTMERYQHVRTTAAAAKAIEDALGG